A single Drosophila miranda strain MSH22 chromosome XR, D.miranda_PacBio2.1, whole genome shotgun sequence DNA region contains:
- the LOC108153298 gene encoding uncharacterized protein LOC108153298, translating into MPLKLQQAFDLLFEKVSEDNWETPKIIFNDMEEINQKIYKALEIRNSAVKDEHPLYKFRLTYIFPNDPTTYLDNGKLFWTLDQTTQEKVKNEARKAYKLLFHLSGNLSKVDDALFAAIDKQIPSDAIELTLEGLKHIITVSDNPGHLSFVYNKLMDLKQSDSVDVAELMALFGLH; encoded by the exons ATGCCGTTGAAACTACAACAAGCGTTTGATTTATTATTTGAAAAAGTATCGGAAGACAATTGGGAAACTCCGAAAATAATTTTCAACGATATGGAAGAGATTAACCAGAAAATATATAAAGCCCTTGAAATTAGGAACTCGGCCGTAAAGGATGAACACCCTCTCTACAAATTTCGTCTGACTTATATTTTTCCAAATGATCCAACCACCTATTTGGACAATGGGAAGCTGTTTTGGACACTGGACCAGACCACTCAAGAGAAGGTAAAGAATGAAGCACGTAAGGCGTATAAGTTGCTGTTTCATTTAAGTGGAAACTTAAGCAAAGTCGACGACGCTTTATTTGCAGCCATAGATAAACAAATACCATCTGATGCTATCGAATTGACCCTTGAG GGTCTTAAACACATAATTACTGTCTCTGACAATCCCGGACACTTGTCCTTCGTGTACAACAAGCTAATGGATCTCAAGCAGTCGGACAGCGTGGACGTTGCAGAGCTTATGGCCTTGTTTGGCCTACACTAA
- the LOC108152517 gene encoding DNA-directed RNA polymerase III subunit RPC8, producing MFVLAELKDTVRIAPDQFSVKLVDAIRDEIDRKLANKVLLNVGLCIALQDIVSLQDSIILPGDGASHTAVVFRYIVFRPKVGTVMTGKIRSCSREGVHVTLGFFDDILIPHAALQHPSRFDEAEQAWVWEYPLEDGAKHDLFMDVGEPIKFRVSREIFEETSPVGPPKTEAQGTQGPSTSTAAATAAQEIKTPYKIIGAINESGLGVLSWWDQQGKEDDQENEDNTEYDNDENGEGACEE from the exons ATGTTTGTGCTGGCCGAGCTAAAGGATACCGTGCGCATTGCGCCGGACCAGTTCAGTGTAAAGTTGGTGGATGCTATACGCGACGAAATCGACCGAAAACTGGCCAATAAA GTGCTACTTAACGTTGGCCTCTGCATAGCGCTCCAGGATATCGTATCGCTGCAAGACTCCATTATTCTACCGGGCGACGGTGCCTCCCACACCGCAGTGGTCTTTCGCTACATCGTTTTCCGGCCCAAGGTCGGCACCGTAATGACCGGCAAAATACGTAGCTGCAGCCGTGAAGGAGTCCACGTAACGCTGGGCTTCTTCGATGACATACTTATACCACATGCCGCCTTGCAGCATCCCTCGCGTTTTGATGAGGCCGAGCAGGCCTGGGTCTGGGAGTATCCCTTGGAGGACGGCGCCAAGCACGATCTCTTTATGGACGTTGGCGAGCCTATCAAATTCCGAGTATCGCGTGAAATCTTCGAGGAGACATCGCCAGTTGGGCCGCCAAAAACGGAGGCACAGGGCACGCAGGGCCCTAGTACATCCACAGCTGCCGCTACCGCTGCGCAGGAAATCAAGACTCCATACAAGATTATT GGGGCTATCAACGAGTCCGGCCTGGGCGTACTCTCCTGGTGGGATCAGCAAGGGAAAGAGGACGACCAAGAAAACGAGGATAATACGGAATACGACAATGATGAGAATGGCGAGGGTGCGTGTGAGGAATGA